The following nucleotide sequence is from Sander lucioperca isolate FBNREF2018 chromosome 19, SLUC_FBN_1.2, whole genome shotgun sequence.
AAGAGAACCGCAATAGTCACTTTCCATCAGCAAAAGGGCAACTAaatcaaacagacacacacacacacacacacacacacacacacacacacacacacacacactgttgtgaAAACCACTTGAAGGTCACCAGTGATCCAAAACTAGCCATGGCGCTATCTAGCTAGATATGACAAGCTTTTGGACATTTATTTCAGGACAATTTTGTTTTGGTTCATATTCATGAATCACGAAATGTGCTTTTCTAATGTCAGACTGATCATGACTGTAGTGGAGGGGAACACAGTATGGGGCTAGTTAACGCGCAGATTTTATACATTTGCATGAGCCGTGCCTGGCTCAGCCTCTTCAACCTGAGAGAAACCATCCTGATATCCCCTGGGTCGTAATCCTCCTCCCTGAAATGTGCGCTGCAGATCTTGGAGTTCTTGGTGAAGGAGGTCATTGAAAAATGTGCCTGCCTAACACGGACAAATTGTACCCACTGTCTGAGGGTTGCCTTGTCCTTCAGAGGGAAGCCATGGACCCTGTGTCCTGTTTGGGTGGAGTTTTTACACCCAGCACAAACACAGTAGTTCACCATTCTcaatctacctacctacctaaatcgctagctagctagctatctatGCTATGTTATCTGGCTGTCTGCctatctattatatatatatatatatatatatatatatatatatatatatatatatatatatatataacacaacagtttgtgtaattgtcacgttatttttatctattgattcgtgtacaacaacacgtttatctcgtttttttcatggtggccagcacgaaatgggtaccatctattcagaggttgggtttaggaaaaacacaacggggaaagctggagctgctacccccgcgacctgatactggataagcggacgaagatggatgaagatggatggacaacggggaaaggacgcatcatacgccaggagacggccgctggggacacgCAACAATaatgggacggttgtgattaggaagacgacggggaaaggacgcctcacatgccgggagacggccgcgggggacacgcaacaataacgggacggttgtgattaggaagacaacggggaaacaaaatgccacacacaaagtcctgtattgtttgacctaTCCACCATATATGAGAAGGTTAAAGGTGCTATCCTGCGGGTGTGTGAGATGGTACCCGAAGCTTACAGGCCGCGCATTCGCAGTCTTAAAAAACACCTGAGGTCAGAAGTTTTCTGGTCTTGCAAGAGAAAAAGGGATCTGTTTGGCCGGTGGTGTGCTGCGTATAATTCTAAAGACTTTGCTTCTTTGCGTGAACTCATGCTTCTTGAGGAATTTAAGAACTGTGTACCTGAGCACACTTCCATTTACTTAAATGAGCAAAAGGCTGCCTCCTTGGCAGATGATTTTGCCCTAACTCATAGAATGGTGTTCACCAAGATGGATGTGCCTTCCTCTTTCATTACTCCTGAATCTGGTGTTACGCCTGTTGTCGGTGCTCCTGTACTTTCGTCAGGAGGTAAGGCTGAAAAGCTGTGTTTTTATTGCCACAAGCCTGGTCATATTGTTTCAGATTGTCAGTTTTTGAAGCACAAACAAATGACTGCTTCGCAGTAGCCAAAGGGTGTGGGGTTAATTAAGACAGTGTCCCCTAGTGGTCAGTCCCCTGCTCTGAAAGAACCTGATGAATGTTTCAAACCCTTGACCTTTTTTGCTTCTGTGTCTCTTACAGGAAGGTACGAGGACCAGCGTCCTATCACCGTGTTACAGGATACTGGGGGTTCTCAGTCTTGTATCCTTTCCAGTGTGTTCCCTTTTGAGTAAGGACTGTTACAGCAGTACCATAGTCAGGGGTATTGGCATGAGCTTTGTGCCTGGCTTCTTTTCTCATAGCAGTCCTGTCATGGTTCCCTGTCGTTGGGGTGGACTTTATAATGGGTAATGATATTGCTGGGGGAAAAGTGTATCCTACCGGTGAAGTTGTTGATATCCTCATATCTGAGTTCAAGGCTGATGAAGCTCAACAGCATCCTCATGTGTTCCCCGCTAGCTGTTTGACCCGTGCTCAAACACATAAGCAGGCCGAAAATGTTGATTTGTCCGACTCATTGTTTGCCTCTGTTTTGTCCAGGGATAGGTTGCCTCCTGTTGATGAGGTGGTGAACTGCGTTCCAGAGAGTACGACGGAGCCGGCCACTGCCCCAGCGGGATCCTCTCCGCTTACTCGTGATAGTCGCtgtgtctttttcttctttttggcaGTGCAGTATATTGAGAACGTGCCTTACATTATCAAATCCTTGCCTTCCCTTTACAAATCCATTTTGGTCATCCCCCCACAATACTTGGAAGCACACCCTCTAGCCTTTTCGCAAAAATATTACTGAGGATTTTTGTATGAGTGTTTATTAAACTTATAGGTCTGATGAAATTAATCGTACACAAACACAAGTAAGATAAACGCCCAGGCTCGTCGTTTTGTTGCCGGTGGTGGTGCACATTTCTCTGGCCATTCTGTGTGCTGTAGCGGCTTCCTCAGCAGAGCCAGGCTCCCTGCTTCCCTCGCTCGGACCAAATTGCTACGTGCTGTAGCCGCTTCCCTAGCAGGCTGAGATGGGCTTACTGCTTCCCCCGCCTAGGCCACATTGCTACCTGATTGTGTTATGGTGTTACGCCCCAGTCTAGGGGTGCCTAGGACGCAACACAAAAAGGCCCCATCTTCCCCGTCTCCCAAGTAGCCACAAACAATTAAAAGATTAGGTATCAacaaacttatttattttacagagaacaaaacaatatatacataacATATGTTCGTTTTAAGGCTTCAGGGTGGCCTACCaccaaaataacaaacaaaacaattctaACTGGGAGATAAGACTAACCTACCAAACAAAAGggcaaaacaaattacaaaagaCTTACCTCCCTAACTaacaaaaacaggagaaaacaagATTGGAGGTCCACCCTTactaaacaaaccaaaaacaatatcTAACCTAAAGCAACGTTACATAAAGCAAAAGCATGGCCGGTTGGGAGATGAGGAGGACGAGGAATGCCTGCTGCCCACCAATGGCCGCCATCTTGACTCCTTATAAATGGATGGCTTCCCCagctgcagccaatcacagggtCGGGCCTGCACTTCTCCACCAATCCTCCTTCGGCTATGGCACACCCCAATTTGCATATCAAATTGGAAACAGAAGAAACAACACAGGGCACGCAGCAGACTAATGAACAATATGACCACAGTCATAACACCCCCACACCCAAGAATAAAACCTACCCCCAAAAAGGTTTAATTCCTAGACATCTGAGGAACATCTAGACAAAGCGTCTGCTATCACATTTTCAGTACCCTTTTTGTGGTGAATCTGCAGATTAAAATCTTGCAGAAGGAGAGACCAGCGCATAAGCCGCTGGTTAGAATTGCGCATATGTGCGAGGAATACTAAGGGGTTGTGGTCAGTAAACACTTGTACAGACTGTGAGTTAGACCCAAGATACACTTCAAAATATTGCAAGGCGAATAGAAGGGCGAGAGCTTCCTTCTCGATAGTACTATAATTAAGCTGATGCTTATTAAACTTTCTTGAGAAGTAGCAAACAGAATGGTCAATAGCTTGATCGTCCTCCTGCAAAAGCACCGCACCTGCGCCGCACGCGCTGGCGTCAACCTCTAACTTGAAGGGTCGCGTAAAGCAAGGCACAGCGAGAACAGGTGCGTTACATAGTAACGCCTTGGCAGACTCGAAGGCAGCCTGGCAAGCAGGGGACCAAACAAAGGGCTTTAAAGGACTCACAAGACCTGTGAGAGGAGCCACCACATCAGAAAAGTTTCGGCAAAAACCACGATAATATCCACACATTCCAAGGAAACGGCGCAACGCTTTCTTGGACTGTGGGACCGGGAAATTAATAATCGCTTGCACTTTCTCAGCCAAAGGACGCACCTGCCCCTGACCTACCTGTTTACCCAAATAAGTAACAGTGGCCCTACCAAAGTCACATTTTGCGAGGTTAAGAGTGAGGGAGGCCTCGCGGAGACGGCTGAAAATAAGGGACAATGTATGGAGATAGTCAGACCAGGTGGAGGAGTAAGCAACTACATCATCTAAATAAGCTTCGCAATTTTCGACGCCAGATAATACGGTACGCATCAACCGTTGGAAAGTAGCGGGTGCGTTACGCAGCCCGAATGGCATAACCGTATACTGGAGGAAAGTGTCGGGTGTGACGAAAGCTGATATCTCGGAGGCCCGTGGTGTTAAAGGAACTTGCCAGTAACCTTTTAACAGGTCCAGCTTTGTCACATATTTGGCGGAGCCTACACGATCTATGCAATCCTCCATCCTGGGGAGCGGAAACGAATCGGGTTTGGTAACGGAATTTACTTTTCGGTAATCGGTACAAAAACGAGCGGTATTGTCAGATTTCGTAACcaaaacacaggaaacacagaaaaagaatTTAATGAGAGCTTTCACAACTGATTTTGCTTTAAGAGTGCGCAGTGGGATGGCTTCAAGATACCGCGTCGCGGCGCACATCACCATCAAAATATACTGATGTCCGGATTTAGTTCTGGGTAACGGACCCACACAATCTATCAACACTCGTTCAAACGGCTCCCCAAGCACCGGGATCGGGTGAAGCGGGGCCGGAGGAACAGGTTGATTGGGCTTTCCTACAACCTGACATGTATGACAGGTGCGGCAATACTTCGCTACCTCAGTTTTCAATCCGGGCCAAAAAAAATTGCGCAACACACGATGGTACGTTTTTTTAACACCCAGGTGACCAGCTAAGCTGGAGTCATGTGCAAGACTCAAAATTTGCGCTCGATAGTCTTTTGGCACAACCACCTGATTAACAACGCGAATCTCACTGGAGTCGGGACTCCACCGTCTCATCAAGACACCGTTGTCCAGAAAAAACACACCAGGCTTGCTGTCCCTCTCGGCGGCTACAACAGAGGACAGACGCAAAGTTAGAGACGGATCATTTATCTGAGCATCAATCAACATTTCTCGAGTCACGTTTAAACTTAGGTCTGTGTCAGCAGGAAATAGATCAAACTCATTGACACATTTTGATACCTTTTCACACTCAGTAACAGGGGACACTGGAAAGGAGGGCTCACCCTCACCTAATGTAGCCATAAACGACTCAGACAAATCCACAACTACACCCACTTTACGAGCCTGTGCGCGCATAATCGCGCACACAGGAAACAAATTTGGCACAGACACAGTAGAAGACACAGAGGCGGGACAGCAAACAGACGCAACCGAAATGGGATCATTAACTACTTCGGGCAGAGGAAACACTTTTCCTCCGGCCAAATCGTTACCCAAAATAAACGAAATGCCACTAATTGGAAACTGTGGGAGCACAGCAACTTTCACCTGTCCCGACACAAGCGCTGAATGCAGGTGAATCATGTGAAGTGGGGCGTTGAGTTCACTCATTTTAATTCCCCACACTATCAAATCAGAAGAACACGACGTTTCGTTTGAGAGAGGCAAAACACTAGCCAGCATAAATGAATGATAGGCGGCTGTATCTCGAAGAATAGTTACCGGCACTTTATCCGATTCCTTGCCGGTTACTGAAACAAATCCATGAGAAACGAACGGCTTGAAACGAGAGTCAACCTCCACCTCTTCAGGTAAAAGCTGAGTGTGTTTTTCAGGCGGGGACGCGGAGTTTATGAAACCCACACCTGCAGGAAGTTTAGCACTTTTGTGAGGTCCTTTTTTTCTAAGAGCCGGACAGACCGCAATCAAATGGCCTGGCTCATGGCAATAAAAACACTCGCGGGCCTCACCCGCAACTGGTGAGGTGTTTTTACGCATCATCTTTGGTGACCGATTTCTGCGCTCAGGCATTACATGTGTACCACGTGCCGGCACAGAAAAAACGCTTTTATGAGTTAAAATTAATTCATCAGCCAGCACCGCCGCTTTTGTTACCGACGATTCTTTTTGTTcattcaaataaacaacaattCGTTCCGGCAAACACTTTTTAAATTCCTCGAGCAGAATAAGCTCTCTGATTTCCGCCATGGTTTTAACATTACACGCTTGGCACCATTTATCAAACAAAACGCTCTTGTCACGCACAAACTCAACATACGTCTGGTTAGCAGTTTTCTCACTATTTCTAAATTTCTGTCGATATGCTTCGGGGACCAGCTCGTAGGCCTGCAACACAGTCTTTTTCAAGATTTTATAATCAAGACTATCCTCAATAGACAGACTGGCACAGACTTCTTGAGCTTTCCCCACTAATTTACACTGGAGGAGAAGGGACCAGAACTCTTTGGGCCAACTTAGGGCAGCAGCTATCCGCTCGAAAGCGCTAAAATATGAATCAACCTCGGACTCACGAAATGGAGGAACTAAAGCAATGTGCTTACTGATGTCAAAAGCTGGAGCAGAAACAGTACTGCGGTCAAGAGGAGACATCGGGGTGGAGACTACAGGAGCTCCTCTTTCCAGCTCGAGAGCCCTGACGCGCAGATGCATGGCTTGCACCTCTAGctgtctgtttttggtctctttaTTTGGAGGGCTATGCGGAGATCCTCTGTGGTCATATTACCTATGAGAGGATCCGTGACCGGCTGAAGATCCACACCAGCAGCGAACATGCCAGCAGCCCCCGCTGCTTTCACCTCCGCCATCGGTGCGTCACCAGCCGCGCCATCCGCAGCAGCAACAGCCGCATCAGCAGCTGGTTCAGGTAGGACGCCCTGCTCCACCAACTCTGCACACAGCAACTGTTTAAGCTCCGCTTTATTGGCACTGTAAGACACACGTACATTATAACAAGATGCCACCATCAACaggtctttttttttgcatttttcgaTTTTTGCCAAAGAAGGACTAGCCACAAAATCATCCAGTGAAAACTCCAAAATTCCCCCCACACACCAAAAAAACTGCCAACCAAATACTCACCAACCGAACAAAACCCGGAAACAAAGCGCGACAAGAAGACGGAACGAGCCCCCATTTATGTTACGCCCCAGTCTAGGGGTGCCTAGGACGCAACACAAAAAGGCCCCATCTTCCCCGTCTCCCAATTAGCCACAAACAATTAAAAGATTAGGTATCAacaaacttatttattttacagagaacaaaacaatatatacataacATATGTTCGTTTTAAGGCTTCAGGGTGGCCTACCaccaaaataacaaacaaaacaattcatCCCCCCACAATACTTGGAAGCACACCCTCTAGCCTTTTCGCAAAAATATTACTGAGGATTTTTGTATGAGTGTTTATTAAACTTATAGGTCTGATGAAATTAATCGTACACAAACACAAGTAAGATAAACGCCCAGGCTCGTCGTTTTGTTGCCGGTGGTGGTGCACATTTCTCTGGCCATTCTGTGTGCTGTAGCGGCTTCCTCAGCAGAGCCAGGCTCCCTGCTTCCCTCGCTCGGACCAAATTGCTACGTGCTGTAGCCGCTTCCCTAGCAGGCTGAGATGGGCTTACTGCTTCCCCCGCCTAGGCCACATTGCTACCTGATTGTGTTATGATGTTACGCCCCAGTCTAGGGGTGCCTAGGACGCAACACAAAAAGGCCCCATCTTCCCCGTCTCCCAAGTAGccacaaacaattaaaatattagGTATCAacaaacttatttattttacagagaacaaaacaatatatacataacATATGTTCGTTTTAAGGCTTCAGGGTGGCCTACCaccaaaataacaaacaaaacaattctaACTGGGAGATAAGACTAACCTACCAAACAAAAGggcaaaacaaattacaaaagaCTTACCTCCCTAACTaacaaaaacaggagaaaacaagATTGGAGGTCCACCTTTactaaacaaaccaaaaacaatatcTAACCTAAAGCAACGTTACATAAAGCAAAAGCATGGCCGGTTGGGAGATGAGGAGGACGAGGAATGCCTGCTGCCCACCAATGGCTGCCATCTTGACTCCTTATAAATGGATGGCTTCCCCagctgcagccaatcacagggtCGGGCCTGCACTTCTCCACCAATCCTCCTTCGGCTATGGCACACCCCAATTTGCATATAAAATTGGAAACAGAAGAAACAACACAGGGCACGCAGCAGACTAATGAACAATATGACCACAGTCATAACATATGGCTAGACGAAAAAAGAATCTCTAGATGAGCCGTAGCCGCACCTGATTTAACCACGCTTATAGTTAAATAATGTTCTGGGGAAAAAATACTGGGAAACAAGCAATCGGCCGTTCCGAACAGGCACGCGCTCCAAACGGGAACTCGTTAGTTTGTTGAATGTAAAATCTTTCCGGATATCCATGGGGACAAAAACTATGAAATGTACACATGTGACTACAACGCAGACTACAAGACAAACTGTCAGAACATAAGGATGCGATTTAGACACAAAATgatgaagacattttaaagaaaaggaTAGCAGCAACCCATCTATCAAACAAAATGAGTAGATCATATCCAAGGGTCAATACACGGATGTAATAGACTCAAACAGCTCAACCAACGAGAAACTTTTGGATTTTAAAGCTAAGTGCAATACCCTGGACTGAATGAGGATCTTGATTTTAGTAATTTCCTTTAAGATATTTTCTGTGTATTTTCCTGTATTTCCTGTCCATATTTTCACTATAGGCTTGTAATTTAAGGATGTGGTTATgctgtgtcttttcttttcttcttgttttctttaatattttcttttttcttcactactgctttattgtgtttttcagAAACTAGAAGTTTTGGTATGACATTGGCTCTCTATGTTTAGTATCTCTTTGGTTTGGAACTGTTGTAAAATATTGTAAAGAGAAAAGGTTTGAGAGTGGCAAAGCAAAACATGAGTCGATCTTTAGCTTAATAGGGGCCCTACAGTACTCCTTTTCTCCTGGGCAACCAGTCCTTTGATAGCTCAACAACCTATTCACTCTCCTCACAAGATGTCTATTTTTAGCATTACAATATGTAAATGAAGGCACACTCAGCGTCTATCAAAGCAGAGACCTTGTTTAAATTACCCTTTCAAAGTGCTGTCTTTTAGTTTTTGCTGGGCACAGCAAAGCGGGAGACAGCCCTATAAACACGAAAGTCTGACCCTGTGTAATAAAGTTGATGTGATGAAGTTACATCATTGATTGGTTGAATTGGAGTTTCCTCATTGGCTGTTGCGCTTTCAAAATCAATAGGTGCAACACAATAGCCGCTTTTGAAactgcatactatactatcagaACAAACTGATTTAGCCAAAATGTAGCATGTAGTATGCAGTATGCAAACAAAGCAAAATCTACAGTATGCCAACAATACAACATACTAATAATACATACTAATTTGGAGAAAATCATTATGCAttgtatcccacaatgcaaagcgCTGAGCGGTCACAACAACCATGGCTTGTCGTGGctaacaactggaaactttttttcaattggcatcactaaattcactgaCACTTTATGTAAGAAATCAACTTTGTAGATTTTGAGATGGCTGGAGCTCTCTCAGAAGACCGGTCTCGTAGACAAGATGCTTTTATTTCTCCATTGAAggattgtttgtttaaatatcactaCATTACATTGTACATGTACATTATGAGATTGACGGAACCTGGGGTTATCTGCCTTTTCGAAGTTAAATGCTCCACAAGCGCCTTCGGGCAAACAAGCTCGCTGGTCGGCTGTCACTCACACAAACCAGCCACAGAGCAGGCAGAGGCGAGGGAGAGCAGCATCTGACAGCGTCTCTTTGAGAGACTTGTAAATAGATTATAACATGCATATACATTAGATGTAATATTTCAGTTAATAATTATTGTTTGTTGTATTACttgttttacataaataaatattcaagGAATTTAGTTTGTATGGTAGTTAAataaacagttgtacataaagtggtaacatgctatgGCATGCTATTTAGACCCAAGGcgagacacttttttttatttattgctttatttaaaacagataaaatgatgtttgttatgtgtgtgttattgaaGCAGCAGCTCCGGGGCTGAACTGCAGTTACTTGAGTGGCCGTTTGAGGCGAGTCATTCCCCATAGACCCTCATGTTAAAAAATCCAAGATAAGATATTTGGTTTGAAAACctgaattttttgtttttaccacGAATTATAAATGCATGAACAATTGTAATATTATCCCTTAGGCTATGTTTAAAGAAAAATGCTGTATCTAGTGCAGATAGTAACAGTATGCAATTTAAACCTTAAATGAgtggaatgtaaaaaaaacaaatcacccCCAGTACTGTTTCTGTGAAGGGTGAAattagagatagagagaaaacCCTTTTGGAACCAGACTGTAAATTTAGGCAtatttctgctgtaaagttTGGGATTTTATCATTGGGGGGCCTTTAGGAATTGACTTGGCTAATACGGAAAAACTGCAGTTCAGCCCCACTGAAGGCCTTTTAGTCATCATCACTGCCTGATCAAATTGCCAGACTGTACTATGTTGTAGGATATTGACACCATCTGCCGGTTAAAAGGCAGTACAACTGGTTTTGCAAAAATCTCAGATGGCAGATTTGAAAAGTACTCTTCCCAAAACATATTCCACTAAATCAAACCAGTCTCTTATTCACTTGCTGTGCAGAAACCCTTCTATACTATATTTACCCTACCTCTATAGAAAACCGAAAAGActagataaaacaaaataaatattatgaTAATAATTCGAATCCAACGATTTTCTTACAGCAGCAGCAATGAGAAACCCGGTCCTCCAGACGCCCACGGAAGCAGAGGCAGAGAAGGTCATCAGAGAATTCCTCCGGCTGGCACCCGAGCGATTGGAACGCCGGGCAAGACAAATGAccaagattttcttttcttttaattttttaatatcttttttatttttttatgttgttaattaaatttaacaaaatagcctaaaataaatgtttgttcagcaaaaagtgagaagtTTACTGGTCTTGTTTATACCAGCGATCCTACAGAGTGATTAAGATGTTTTCCATTAATTaggttaataattgtttgtCATCTTCTAGATAATGCTATGATTTTCTACAGATTAGACTATGGTATTATTGGACTGTAGCCTATAGGCCCCTATCTAAAATACCCCCTGCAATCCAGCAGCACATGCTGCACAGACTCATGCTGATCACATTCTATACATCTACCAGTTGGGTGTTTACCTATTATGTGGAGTGTTTTATTTAGTCCAGTATGT
It contains:
- the LOC118493913 gene encoding uncharacterized protein LOC118493913, with amino-acid sequence MHLRVRALELERGAPVVSTPMSPLDRSTVSAPAFDISKHIALVPPFRESEVDSYFSAFERIAAALSWPKEFWSLLLQCKLVGKAQEVCASLSIEDSLDYKILKKTVLQAYELVPEAYRQKFRNSEKTANQTYVEFVRDKSVLFDKWCQACNVKTMAEIRELILLEEFKKCLPERIVVYLNEQKESSVTKAAVLADELILTHKSVFSVPARGTHVMPERRNRSPKMMRKNTSPVAGEARECFYCHEPGHLIAVCPALRKKGPHKSAKLPAGVGFINSASPPEKHTQLLPEEVEVDSRFKPFVSHGFVSVTGKESDKVPVTILRDTAAYHSFMLASVLPLSNETSCSSDLIVWGIKMSELNAPLHMIHLHSALVSGQVKVAVLPQFPISGISFILGNDLAGGKVFPLPEVVNDPISVASVCCPASVSSTVSVPNLFPVCAIMRAQARKVGVVVDLSESFMATLGEGEPSFPVSPVTECEKVSKCVNEFDLFPADTDLSLNVTREMLIDAQINDPSLTLRLSSVVAAERDSKPGVFFLDNGVLMRRWSPDSSEIRVVNQVVVLHMTPA